CAGCCACAGCCCGAACAGCGAGATTCCTCCCAGCAGGGCGAAGAGCGGGGTGTAGCGTCCGACCAGGCCGTGCAGCAGGGTGACCAGCGGTAACCCCAGCAGGACACCGCTGTAGGTGAACACCAGGCAGCCGCCGGCGGCGTCGGCGATGCGTTCGGGTGGGGCCAAATGGGTGATCTCGGCCATGAAGACACCGTTCCAGCCCAATGAAGAAAGGCTCAGCAGACACAGCAGCGTGACCACCAGCCACTGCGGCCAGGCCGGCGTCATCACGGCCACGAGCAAGGCGCCTGCGGTGGTCGTGCAGGCAATGATGGCGAGCGTGATCAGACGGTCGCCCAGGCGATCGCCGACCCAGCCCCAGCCGATGCGCCCCACCACACCGCTGACCTGCACCGCCGACATCACCAGGCCTGCTTGCACCAGGCCGAAGGCGAGATCCTCGACCAACAAGGCCACGGTGAAGGCCGAGACCGATAGCTGGATAGCCGAGAAGCACAGGCTGAACAGGGCGACATGGCGCAGCGCGCGCTGCCGCCATACCAGCAGCAGGCCGGCAAAGGGGGTGACGAGCAGTTGGGTACGCGGTTCTCGCTGGTCGTCCCACGCTTGCCGTGTGCGCTGAAGGGCGAGAATTCCCCCCGCTGCCAGCGCCGTGAGCGTGAGCAGGCCGGCCTGCCAGCCCACCGTCAGGGCAAGTGCCGGGGCGCTGGCACCGGCCAACACCCCGCCGAGCGGCACGCCGGCCTGCTTGAGCGAGAAGATCAGCCCGCGATGCTCGGCTGGGGTGAAGCGCACCAGCAGCACCGAGGCGGAAGGATTGGTCATGCCGTAACCCAGCCCGGCAATCAAGGAAGCCAACGCGAAGACCGGCAGCGATGGAATGGCCAGCAGGGCGGCCGCGCTGCCCAACAGGCCCAGCGAGAGCTGACTGGTACGGCACGGGCCCAGGCGTCGGGTCAACGGCCCGCCGATCATCGCTGACAGCATGGCGCCGGCGAAGATCAGGCTGACCTGCAGGCCCACCGTGGCTGAGGAGACCCCCAGCGCTGCTGCCAGTTCCGGGGCGATGGCGGCAGGAAACAGGGCCACCAGCGAGGAGAAGGCCAGCACCAAGGTGGTGGCCAGCAGGACGATCAACGGCACGATGTCAATCAACCTTCTCGCGGGGGACCTGGCGCAGGTGGCTGGCGGTCTGGCCGCCGGGCAGCGCGGCGATCAGGTCGGCGGCCTGGAGCAGTGCCGGCAGGTCGATGCCGGTGGCGACCCCGCCGCCGTGCAGGGCGTAGAGCAGGTCCTCGGTGGCGGTGTTGCCGGTGGCGCCGGGGGCGAAGGGGCAGCCGCCCAGGCCCGAGCAGGCGGTGTCCACCGCCGTGGCGCCGTGGTGGATGGCGAACAGCGCATTGGCCACGCCCATGCCGTAGGTGTCGTGGCCATGGAAGGCCCACCCAAGCCCCGGCTGAGCGTGACGCTCACGCAGGCGGGAGAAGTGGTCGGCCACCTGGTAGGGGCTGGCGCGGCCGGTGGTGTCGCACAGGGCCACCTCCAGCGGCAGCTCGCCGGCCAATTCGAGTGCCCTGCCGAGCACGCGATCGACCTGCTGCCAGGAGACGGTGCCCTCGAAGGGGCAGTCGAAGCTGGTGCCCAGGTCGAGGCGCAAGCGGGTGCCTTCGCTCTGGCGCAGGCAAGCGATGACCCGGCCCAGATCCTCTAGCGACTCGTCGGGGCTGCGCCGCACGTTGCTCTGGTTGTGCGACTCCGATACCGAGACCACGTAGACCACCTCGCGGATGCCGCATGCCAGCGCCCGCTCGGCGCCCTTGAGATTGGGCACCAGCGCCGAGAGGCGCACGTCAGGTCGGTCGGCGAAGGCCGCCACCAGTTCGCCGGTGTCGGCCATCTGCGGAATCGCCTTGGGGCTGACGAAGGAGCCGATCTCCAGGCGCGCCACCCCGGCGTCGAGCAGCGCCTCGATGCAGCGCCGCTTGTCGATGGTAGGCAGCGGGTCGCGGATCGACTGGAAGCCGTCGCGGGGGGCGACCTCGACGATTTCCACGTGTGGCGGTGGCTTGAGTGCCGTCATGACACGCTCTCCTTGGTAGACGAGATACCGCGTTCCCGCAGCCAGTTGATCACACCGCCGGCGGTGAGAATGGCCACCTGGCGCGGGCTTAGCTCATGCACGAGCTCGAGCGGAGCGCCGTCGAGCGTGGCCTGGATGCGCCTCCCGGCGGCCAGTTGGCGCGTCAGGTCGTCGATGGCCAGGGTCTGCCCCTGCTCGATCCGGTCGTAATCCGTCGGGTCGGCGAAGGTCAGCGGCAACACCCCGAAGCAGGGCAGATTCTGCCAGTGGATCCGCGCAATGCTTTTGGCGATCACCACCTGCAGGCCGAGCAATCGTGGCACCAGCGCGGCGTTCTCGCGACTCGAGCCCTGCCCGTAGTTGCTGCCGCCGATGATGGCGTGCCCCGCATCGCCACGCTCCCTGGCGCGCGCCACGTAATCCGGGGCCAGCGCCTCGAAGGTGTGCTCGGCCGAAGCATGGACGTTGCTCCACAGCGGCAGCACGCGTGCGCCGGCGGGCATGATGTCGTCGGTGGAGACGTTGTCGCCGGTCTTGAGCAGGATGGGAACCTCGATGCGGTCGGGCGGCGGGTTCAGCACCGGCAGCGGCGGCGTGTTGTCGGTGGCGAGCAGCGACACGTGCCGTGCGCGCTCGGGAGGCAGCGGTGGCACGAACCAGTCGTCGCTGAGCGTCATGCGCGCCGGCTCGCGCACGTGCGGGTAGGGCATGGCGAGGGTGCGCGGGTCGGTGATCGTGCCCGTCAGAGCCGAGGCCGCCGCGGTTTCCGGGCTGCACAGGAAGACGCTGTCCTCCCGGGTACCGGAGCGACCCGGGAAGTTGCGCGGCACGGTGCGCAGGCTGTTGCGCCCGGCGGCGGGGGCCTGACCCATGCCGATGCAGCCGTTGCAGCCCGGCTGGTGCAGGCGCGCGCCGGCTTCGACCAGGGCCGCGAGGTGGCCTTCGGCGATCAGCGCGGACAGCACCTGGCGAGTCGAGGGGTTGATGTCCAGCGAGACCTCGCTGGACACGCGGCGCCCCTTGACGACTTCGGCCACCACTGCGAAATCGCGGTAGCCGGGATTGCCGGAGGAGCCGATATAGGCCTGATGCAGCGGTTCTCCCGCGACCTGGGCAACAGGGACCACCTTGTCGGGGCTGGAAGGCAGCGCGATCAGCGGCTCCAGCGCCGCCAGGTCGATATGCTCGTCGCGG
This portion of the Billgrantia sulfidoxydans genome encodes:
- a CDS encoding aconitate hydratase yields the protein MADTLSHKLIRAHLVGGEMVPGQEIALRMDQALLQDILGTLVMLELDAMGLKRVHTTPSVQYIDHTLLQPDNINADAHLFLKSACERLGVWYSGPGNGISHPVHMERFGVPGQSLVGCDSHTTAAGALGMLAIGAGGIEVAMAMAGEPLYLPMPEVIGVRLEGELPDWVSAKDVILELLRRHGVAGARNCILEYYGPGLATLDAMDRHVLANMGTEMGATASVFPSDEVTRDFLRARDRGADWQPLTADAGCRYDRDEHIDLAALEPLIALPSSPDKVVPVAQVAGEPLHQAYIGSSGNPGYRDFAVVAEVVKGRRVSSEVSLDINPSTRQVLSALIAEGHLAALVEAGARLHQPGCNGCIGMGQAPAAGRNSLRTVPRNFPGRSGTREDSVFLCSPETAAASALTGTITDPRTLAMPYPHVREPARMTLSDDWFVPPLPPERARHVSLLATDNTPPLPVLNPPPDRIEVPILLKTGDNVSTDDIMPAGARVLPLWSNVHASAEHTFEALAPDYVARARERGDAGHAIIGGSNYGQGSSRENAALVPRLLGLQVVIAKSIARIHWQNLPCFGVLPLTFADPTDYDRIEQGQTLAIDDLTRQLAAGRRIQATLDGAPLELVHELSPRQVAILTAGGVINWLRERGISSTKESVS
- a CDS encoding hydroxymethylglutaryl-CoA lyase, which gives rise to MTALKPPPHVEIVEVAPRDGFQSIRDPLPTIDKRRCIEALLDAGVARLEIGSFVSPKAIPQMADTGELVAAFADRPDVRLSALVPNLKGAERALACGIREVVYVVSVSESHNQSNVRRSPDESLEDLGRVIACLRQSEGTRLRLDLGTSFDCPFEGTVSWQQVDRVLGRALELAGELPLEVALCDTTGRASPYQVADHFSRLRERHAQPGLGWAFHGHDTYGMGVANALFAIHHGATAVDTACSGLGGCPFAPGATGNTATEDLLYALHGGGVATGIDLPALLQAADLIAALPGGQTASHLRQVPREKVD
- a CDS encoding MFS transporter → MPLIVLLATTLVLAFSSLVALFPAAIAPELAAALGVSSATVGLQVSLIFAGAMLSAMIGGPLTRRLGPCRTSQLSLGLLGSAAALLAIPSLPVFALASLIAGLGYGMTNPSASVLLVRFTPAEHRGLIFSLKQAGVPLGGVLAGASAPALALTVGWQAGLLTLTALAAGGILALQRTRQAWDDQREPRTQLLVTPFAGLLLVWRQRALRHVALFSLCFSAIQLSVSAFTVALLVEDLAFGLVQAGLVMSAVQVSGVVGRIGWGWVGDRLGDRLITLAIIACTTTAGALLVAVMTPAWPQWLVVTLLCLLSLSSLGWNGVFMAEITHLAPPERIADAAGGCLVFTYSGVLLGLPLVTLLHGLVGRYTPLFALLGGISLFGLWLIRQARRALVLRDAGEAYHHIER